The following proteins come from a genomic window of Legionella cherrii:
- a CDS encoding phosphoribosyltransferase — MKEVILKQLQEIQELKNKVAQRVWSKALPIREIDEDKFDGKGEALTQSAIKQRTELLAARIIKEYPDADPVLISLMDGAVPFAGLLQNELNNSGYKYSYTTMQASSYENKMAPGELKIGSKPKIPLGGRTVFVVDDVCDTGNTYLKIRGLLESLGAKKVSLIVLVDKVQKRVNGYRPEYVGFEVPANAFIVGMGLDYYGELRNAPEIRGVDPSSLPTPEEQELLDSEASLNEQLMKLIALEKTTKPGSSTMTVFGGSLDKLSKSDSNILPEHLSTDSPQHQQNSTSQFI; from the coding sequence GTGAAAGAAGTAATTCTTAAACAGTTACAGGAAATTCAGGAATTAAAGAATAAAGTAGCTCAAAGAGTATGGTCCAAAGCTCTTCCTATCAGAGAAATTGATGAAGATAAATTTGATGGAAAAGGGGAGGCGCTTACACAGAGTGCCATTAAACAGCGCACGGAACTTCTGGCAGCGCGAATTATTAAAGAATATCCTGATGCTGATCCGGTCCTTATCAGTTTGATGGATGGAGCAGTTCCTTTTGCCGGTCTTTTACAAAACGAATTAAACAATAGCGGCTATAAATATTCATATACAACCATGCAAGCAAGTAGCTATGAGAATAAAATGGCTCCTGGGGAGTTAAAAATCGGCTCTAAGCCAAAAATTCCATTAGGTGGAAGAACTGTCTTTGTAGTAGATGATGTATGTGACACGGGAAATACCTATTTAAAAATTAGAGGGCTTTTAGAAAGCCTTGGTGCAAAAAAAGTTTCTTTAATCGTTCTTGTTGATAAAGTACAAAAAAGAGTGAATGGATACAGACCTGAATATGTGGGATTTGAAGTGCCTGCTAATGCATTTATTGTTGGAATGGGTTTGGATTATTACGGTGAACTGCGTAATGCACCTGAAATTCGAGGAGTAGATCCTTCTTCTTTGCCTACCCCAGAAGAACAGGAATTATTGGATTCAGAAGCGTCACTGAATGAACAATTGATGAAACTCATTGCCTTGGAAAAAACAACCAAACCGGGTAGCAGTACTATGACGGTGTTTGGCGGCAGTCTTGATAAATTAAGTAAATCAGATTCTAACATTCTGCCAGAACATCTTTCCACTGATTCACCACAACACCAGCAAAATAGTACTTCTCAGTTTATCTAA
- a CDS encoding MGMT family protein, with protein sequence MNTQTEFSKEVLRLIRSIPRGKVVTYGDIARLAGHPRGARGVGWLLHSCTQSHNLPWQRVLKSGGKLSFSADTPCIFCSKTYWKRKTLSL encoded by the coding sequence ATGAACACACAAACTGAGTTTTCTAAGGAAGTGCTTAGATTAATTAGGTCAATACCCCGAGGTAAAGTTGTGACTTATGGAGATATTGCCAGACTAGCAGGTCACCCACGAGGAGCACGTGGTGTTGGATGGCTTCTTCATTCCTGTACTCAGAGTCATAACCTTCCCTGGCAACGCGTGCTGAAATCCGGAGGAAAACTGTCATTTTCTGCTGATACCCCCTGTATTTTCTGCAGCAAGACCTATTGGAAAAGGAAGACATTATCATTGTAA
- a CDS encoding GTPase domain-containing protein, translating to MTRLSIEKNNNRPIKIALMGGSGSGKTQLCTALKGKKYLPVFFPSMGMELSRFNNTFDYEVCTLPGSLRHKFSGFIQGMIPNTVKNSDTNIICIDPSERDSFKEAWYYAREIRKVDTKAPIVIALTQLDKNLPWRVSDEEIQRFKLFYGITHDTIGTSATQGEEGIKELRALMFALQKKLRGEQAEPETMLTLNDILLKIENFYQLAKTGLSELMQHKEEYLKKHKPLAKLPPQLLDAYVVVQNLIVRLEKAKDIPKQLSQVSEISKKKALFNAYQLAVGYFVEKVNENLLKVNPPQHIMNVILRLLRAPFIGFRMYNDYELKELRRFEQQTSLKEELHSMKTNKGP from the coding sequence ATGACCCGACTTAGTATTGAGAAAAATAATAATCGACCGATTAAAATTGCCCTTATGGGAGGCTCAGGTTCTGGTAAAACACAACTCTGCACTGCATTAAAAGGTAAAAAATATCTTCCAGTTTTTTTCCCTTCGATGGGCATGGAGTTATCAAGATTTAATAATACATTTGATTATGAAGTTTGCACGCTTCCTGGATCTCTAAGACATAAATTTAGTGGATTTATACAAGGAATGATACCTAATACAGTAAAAAATTCAGACACCAACATCATATGCATTGATCCATCAGAGAGGGATTCATTTAAAGAGGCTTGGTACTATGCTCGCGAGATCCGCAAAGTAGATACGAAAGCCCCCATCGTGATTGCCTTAACTCAACTGGATAAAAACTTACCATGGAGAGTATCAGATGAAGAAATTCAAAGATTTAAGCTTTTTTATGGAATTACACACGACACTATTGGCACGAGTGCAACCCAAGGCGAAGAGGGCATTAAAGAATTGCGTGCGCTCATGTTTGCTCTACAAAAGAAGTTACGTGGTGAGCAGGCAGAACCTGAAACAATGCTTACTTTAAACGATATTCTACTGAAAATTGAGAATTTTTATCAACTGGCTAAAACGGGTTTAAGCGAATTAATGCAACATAAGGAGGAGTATCTTAAAAAGCACAAACCTCTTGCCAAACTTCCCCCGCAACTACTAGACGCATATGTTGTGGTACAAAATTTAATAGTTCGATTAGAAAAAGCAAAAGACATTCCAAAGCAGCTAAGCCAGGTTTCTGAAATAAGTAAGAAAAAAGCTCTGTTTAACGCATATCAGTTGGCAGTAGGTTATTTTGTGGAAAAAGTGAATGAAAATTTATTAAAAGTAAATCCTCCTCAGCATATCATGAATGTGATACTACGACTGCTACGCGCACCCTTTATTGGATTTCGTATGTATAATGACTATGAGCTGAAAGAACTACGACGATTTGAGCAACAAACGAGCCTAAAAGAAGAATTACACAGTATGAAAACTAATAAAGGTCCTTAA
- a CDS encoding amidase gives MSELNQLSVKILAKLIRGRELTVSELLEHFIRKIERVNPKINALVQTDFAVARQAAFEADQKLKDAHFIPDELFGIPFTAKDLYAVPNHIVTFGTKGLMNTLCHEETTVISRLMRKGSIFLGLTNTPELGLSLETDNLIYGRTNHPLNPNYSSGGSSGGEAALIASYASPMGIAGDHGGGARYPAHCCGVVTLRPSLGRLPQTGSVVPKRGWVALTSRIAPMTHNIDDLEILFHAIQGGDGLDPYAERLKPSKKIKLRKNIRIAYLVDHHFSDLDPAIPSAIEELCQQLALDGMHIEVISTPLFEEGIAIATQLFQADAGQGLNNLLQVLGTQEVSHQVQSWLTQLPEQPMTLDQYLKLWAKWDEYKIKFLQLFQAYDALLCPVSPQCALPHGKTLEPNAIWPLIRYTASITLTECPVVVVPCGTNRQQLPIGMQIITKPWQDELALALAKKMYVSMVDG, from the coding sequence ATGTCAGAGTTGAATCAGCTCTCAGTTAAGATATTAGCAAAATTAATTCGTGGTCGTGAATTGACGGTTTCTGAGCTACTTGAACATTTCATTCGGAAAATAGAAAGAGTAAATCCAAAAATAAATGCTTTAGTGCAAACTGATTTTGCTGTCGCCCGTCAAGCTGCTTTTGAGGCGGATCAAAAGCTCAAAGACGCTCACTTTATACCCGATGAATTATTTGGTATCCCGTTTACAGCGAAAGATTTATATGCTGTTCCAAACCATATTGTTACGTTTGGCACAAAAGGCTTAATGAATACTTTATGCCATGAGGAAACCACAGTTATTTCCCGTTTAATGCGAAAGGGAAGTATTTTTTTAGGTTTGACCAATACGCCAGAATTAGGTCTCTCATTAGAAACTGATAATTTAATTTATGGACGTACAAATCATCCTCTGAACCCTAATTATTCAAGTGGAGGGAGTAGTGGCGGGGAGGCTGCGCTCATTGCAAGTTATGCTTCACCGATGGGAATAGCTGGCGATCATGGAGGTGGGGCCAGATATCCGGCTCATTGCTGTGGTGTAGTTACTTTACGTCCCTCATTGGGACGTTTACCGCAAACAGGATCTGTGGTGCCAAAACGTGGTTGGGTGGCTTTGACCAGTCGAATTGCTCCCATGACCCACAATATTGATGATTTAGAAATTTTATTCCATGCAATTCAAGGAGGAGATGGGCTTGACCCATATGCTGAACGACTTAAGCCATCTAAAAAAATAAAGCTTAGGAAAAATATTCGTATCGCTTATTTAGTCGATCACCATTTTTCTGATCTGGATCCGGCAATACCTAGTGCAATCGAAGAACTATGCCAACAACTTGCTCTGGATGGAATGCACATTGAAGTAATAAGCACACCGCTTTTTGAAGAAGGAATTGCTATCGCGACACAATTGTTTCAAGCAGATGCTGGGCAAGGTTTAAATAATCTTCTCCAGGTACTCGGCACGCAAGAAGTCTCCCATCAGGTACAATCATGGTTGACTCAGCTGCCAGAACAGCCCATGACTCTCGATCAATATTTAAAACTTTGGGCAAAGTGGGATGAATATAAGATTAAATTTTTGCAATTGTTTCAAGCTTACGATGCATTATTATGTCCGGTGTCGCCCCAGTGTGCATTACCCCATGGAAAAACACTTGAGCCCAATGCGATTTGGCCACTTATTCGTTATACAGCAAGTATCACTTTAACTGAGTGTCCTGTTGTTGTCGTTCCATGCGGCACGAATCGACAACAACTTCCTATAGGTATGCAAATCATAACCAAGCCATGGCAAGATGAATTGGCTTTGGCACTGGCTAAAAAAATGTATGTTTCAATGGTAGATGGATGA
- a CDS encoding alpha/beta hydrolase — MQNSQTFILIHGAWHASWCWKRIAEELSLKGHKVFTPDLPGHGSLKNQISSSIGLADYVNSVVQLIQHQQEQVILVGHSMAGLVISEVAEVIPNAIRELIFVAGYVPQDQKSLFSIAQESESNNLTPFLIIDETLQEIRLQFSPALINVFFNYCSKEDAQEALSKLQAQPLRPFSEPVHIGEQFTRISKRCLVCRYDQALHLSDQLRMSREVTDNIVYLDADHAAYYSGVRQIVDELLK; from the coding sequence ATGCAAAACTCTCAAACCTTTATCTTAATTCACGGTGCCTGGCATGCCTCTTGGTGCTGGAAACGTATTGCAGAAGAGCTTTCCCTGAAAGGGCATAAAGTGTTTACACCTGATTTGCCTGGGCATGGTAGTTTAAAAAATCAAATAAGCAGTTCAATAGGTCTTGCTGATTATGTGAATAGTGTTGTTCAATTAATTCAACATCAACAAGAGCAGGTTATACTTGTTGGTCATAGTATGGCGGGTTTAGTTATTTCAGAGGTTGCCGAAGTAATTCCAAACGCTATTCGTGAACTCATTTTTGTCGCCGGCTATGTTCCACAAGACCAGAAATCACTGTTTTCAATAGCGCAAGAATCCGAATCAAATAACCTTACTCCTTTTTTAATTATTGATGAAACATTACAAGAAATTCGCCTTCAGTTTTCACCCGCTTTAATCAATGTTTTTTTTAACTATTGTAGTAAAGAGGACGCGCAAGAAGCACTATCCAAATTACAGGCACAACCCTTACGGCCATTTTCTGAACCAGTTCATATCGGCGAACAGTTTACTCGTATTTCTAAGCGCTGTTTGGTTTGCCGATATGATCAAGCGCTACACTTAAGTGATCAATTACGTATGAGTAGAGAAGTAACCGATAATATTGTATATTTAGACGCCGATCATGCCGCCTATTATTCAGGTGTGAGGCAGATTGTTGATGAATTATTAAAATAA
- a CDS encoding LOG family protein: MIGLGGSFRLLGRVFRVFYQNIKASYQITKMPTPIVAILGSSKAKQEGSYAQNARLLSRKLVEQKISILTGAGTGIMEAANRGASEANSSEKRSFGIAVGAFKVQNNPFLAGTINVDYYLIRKILLLNYASGFIFFPGSFGTLDELFEIITMLRHKQVELYRINKNALPKKVPIILLGKEFWQPLLDWIISFPLKNNLLYHDDMKMIHITDDLEEVVSIIKECCCNVEMKQQKIHTVIH, from the coding sequence ATGATCGGTTTAGGTGGTAGTTTTAGACTTTTAGGTAGAGTGTTCCGAGTATTCTATCAAAATATTAAGGCTTCCTATCAAATTACCAAAATGCCAACCCCCATAGTTGCAATTTTAGGGTCATCTAAAGCAAAACAAGAAGGCAGTTATGCGCAGAATGCTCGATTACTCTCGAGAAAATTGGTTGAACAAAAGATATCAATCCTAACCGGAGCTGGAACTGGAATTATGGAAGCTGCCAATCGAGGTGCATCTGAAGCGAACAGTTCGGAGAAGCGATCTTTTGGTATTGCCGTAGGAGCGTTCAAAGTACAAAATAACCCGTTTTTAGCCGGTACTATCAATGTGGATTATTATTTAATTCGCAAAATTCTTTTACTCAATTATGCTTCCGGATTTATTTTTTTTCCAGGAAGTTTCGGCACCCTCGATGAACTTTTTGAAATCATTACCATGCTAAGACACAAACAAGTGGAGTTATACAGAATAAACAAAAATGCATTACCGAAAAAAGTACCCATTATTTTACTAGGAAAAGAATTTTGGCAGCCGTTGTTGGATTGGATAATTAGTTTTCCCTTAAAAAATAATTTGCTTTATCATGATGATATGAAAATGATTCATATTACGGATGACCTCGAAGAAGTAGTAAGCATTATTAAAGAATGTTGTTGTAACGTGGAAATGAAACAACAAAAAATTCACACGGTTATTCATTAA
- a CDS encoding class I SAM-dependent methyltransferase, whose protein sequence is MQEKILKEHNVATTSLLANYWKNQAKSKDNWPELTQKQGAREKDLFKDPLMQSFVNEQVKEEAEQRLDKRMWLPLATRTRFFRQTVADAVKNKEVKQVIILGSGFDTLPVRKIKYTQQFGVRFFEVDQPQILKCKEQIYAEQYVNKNATYIGLDYVKGDLIAELAKNDIDFTKPTLILWEGNTFYLEKEEVIRILRELSSKFSHLVITFDYMHALMQTGAQQLDSSAKEKCLEKTLDEFASKKSPFKTFFEPSEIVSLCSELGIQCVDHKTAAELAKEYQVDQEPYYTAETYSMVTFEHK, encoded by the coding sequence ATGCAGGAAAAAATTTTAAAAGAGCACAATGTTGCTACGACCTCATTATTAGCGAATTACTGGAAGAATCAGGCTAAATCTAAAGATAACTGGCCAGAATTAACACAAAAACAAGGCGCTAGAGAAAAAGACTTATTCAAAGATCCTCTGATGCAGAGTTTCGTTAATGAACAAGTTAAAGAAGAAGCAGAGCAAAGACTCGATAAAAGAATGTGGTTGCCCCTAGCCACCAGAACCCGTTTTTTTAGGCAAACCGTAGCAGATGCTGTGAAAAACAAAGAAGTAAAACAGGTTATTATTTTAGGTAGTGGCTTTGATACCTTACCTGTGCGCAAAATAAAATACACGCAACAATTTGGTGTTCGTTTTTTTGAAGTTGATCAGCCGCAAATTTTAAAATGCAAGGAACAGATTTATGCTGAACAATATGTTAACAAAAATGCCACTTATATTGGTTTAGATTATGTTAAAGGTGATTTAATTGCAGAATTAGCAAAAAATGATATCGATTTCACCAAACCTACTTTAATTTTATGGGAAGGTAATACCTTCTATCTCGAAAAAGAAGAAGTTATTAGAATTTTACGTGAGTTATCCAGTAAGTTTAGTCACCTGGTAATTACCTTCGATTACATGCATGCTTTGATGCAAACAGGAGCACAGCAATTAGACTCATCCGCTAAAGAAAAGTGTTTAGAAAAAACATTAGATGAGTTTGCCAGTAAAAAATCTCCCTTTAAAACATTTTTTGAACCAAGTGAAATTGTTTCTCTCTGCAGCGAGTTAGGAATACAATGTGTTGATCATAAAACGGCCGCAGAGTTAGCCAAAGAATACCAAGTGGATCAAGAGCCGTACTATACAGCTGAAACTTATTCTATGGTAACGTTTGAGCATAAGTAA
- a CDS encoding protein kinase domain-containing protein, whose product MANPIHYLNPTLPENIPVVVALMNSVHGANPGLLEAYNVYSLPTSAGEASRYVLTLPVLQFIADPLVRSDAPPRRLDVFEPSSEDKGSFGNVFPVIKSIIPQEDGGVFDESGSYVIKQMHADQKELSDKPNKPNWYVRVANREQYLGSQHPTLGIHYNLVKTEQFSYLHMNRAPGRTLDFYLDQLSGEEFLSLACTLIEEVPKQIHRTVTAGKHQGRTIIHCDLKTENIMAQLNKDEENGHSEWTITVIDMGLAKTIKKDEPYSTLESYGNRMAWDTDMWLANRDGKPMNYDIQSDLYALFVCITELAGAPKRDSINALEDTKNPDFTGIFSEMDFDPRLEEQLTDALRSALHPDKTQRMKPEQVLTVFQEALSAVREDTDETVLATPAKKKKTEQITAEDLKEWIEQPLDDLVKQKEQATEVENRQSRKATLKIWLNQFNELRSAASAEEYKRFKTMLPTIVKNIKSSFIFDLLRFNLYEEYDADACIRLILHHQQLTAPLRMTYPSLPTLWQRRFQMLAQVIPLQLTQSQALACTQIGLFKQNITALLALESKGSDPEIIKVMRQELEKQVQMDPKAWYPQLPQFVQLFNKQHFCITQFNALAKQLAPHYSWYNALQKQFINWTNETFSNAIEGKFPENQEEYFLHYRTMIELLNRYVKDRKTLAGLFNALPALSQSRVGKEAIDSTIRQLQLSDPQTVSNVTQKLALLFLIHDVLCQLIDPDKKEYPVILQANKNKFNTLILQLANQHDLQLEELKIQLGHVSDSLKALNQLRLFMEKCSAHTNIQKAIEILLKNNFKIEVLAHIVNDNYIDIIPAKRLDRALTIVLSEAENQSLNEKLFTEITRYFANPGNYLPPDPKMYTQANSSQLLFQSIPPGGEDADKITIPEIAL is encoded by the coding sequence ATGGCTAATCCTATTCATTACCTTAATCCCACTTTACCTGAAAATATTCCTGTTGTTGTAGCACTTATGAATTCAGTCCACGGAGCTAATCCAGGGTTATTAGAGGCTTATAACGTCTATTCTCTACCTACATCAGCTGGAGAAGCATCACGTTATGTGCTCACCTTACCAGTGCTTCAATTCATAGCCGATCCATTAGTACGCTCTGATGCACCTCCAAGACGTTTAGATGTTTTTGAACCGAGTTCTGAAGATAAAGGCAGTTTTGGGAATGTTTTCCCGGTGATCAAGTCCATCATTCCTCAAGAAGACGGCGGTGTTTTTGATGAATCAGGTTCCTATGTAATAAAACAGATGCATGCGGATCAAAAAGAGTTGAGTGATAAACCGAATAAACCGAACTGGTATGTTCGCGTAGCGAATAGAGAACAATATCTGGGAAGCCAGCATCCAACTTTAGGAATACACTATAACTTAGTCAAAACGGAACAATTTTCTTACTTGCATATGAATCGTGCTCCTGGGCGTACTCTTGATTTTTATTTGGATCAACTCTCTGGCGAGGAATTTTTAAGTCTTGCTTGTACGTTAATCGAAGAAGTTCCCAAACAAATTCATCGAACAGTGACTGCCGGAAAACACCAAGGCCGAACGATAATTCATTGTGATCTAAAAACAGAAAACATTATGGCTCAACTCAATAAAGATGAAGAGAATGGGCATAGTGAATGGACAATCACGGTAATTGACATGGGTTTAGCCAAAACAATAAAAAAAGATGAGCCATACTCTACCTTAGAAAGTTATGGCAATCGAATGGCATGGGATACTGATATGTGGCTTGCTAATCGAGATGGAAAGCCTATGAACTATGATATTCAAAGTGACTTATATGCATTATTTGTTTGTATCACTGAGTTAGCAGGTGCACCCAAGCGAGATAGTATCAATGCACTTGAAGATACAAAAAATCCTGATTTTACAGGTATCTTCAGCGAGATGGATTTTGATCCAAGACTAGAGGAACAATTAACGGATGCACTCAGAAGTGCACTTCATCCTGATAAAACACAAAGAATGAAACCGGAACAAGTTTTAACCGTTTTTCAAGAGGCTTTAAGCGCAGTTCGAGAAGATACAGATGAAACTGTTCTTGCAACCCCAGCTAAAAAGAAAAAGACGGAACAGATAACTGCGGAAGACCTAAAAGAATGGATAGAGCAACCACTTGATGATCTCGTTAAGCAAAAGGAACAAGCAACAGAAGTAGAAAATAGACAATCAAGAAAAGCAACATTGAAGATATGGCTGAATCAGTTTAATGAATTACGTTCTGCTGCAAGCGCCGAAGAATATAAACGGTTCAAAACCATGCTTCCTACAATTGTAAAAAATATTAAAAGCTCATTTATTTTCGATCTGTTACGTTTTAATTTATATGAAGAATACGATGCGGATGCCTGCATTCGTCTGATCTTACATCATCAACAGCTCACTGCTCCTTTGAGAATGACTTATCCTTCCTTGCCTACTCTTTGGCAAAGACGCTTTCAAATGCTGGCTCAGGTAATTCCGCTCCAATTGACGCAGAGTCAGGCTTTAGCATGTACACAAATAGGACTTTTCAAACAAAATATTACTGCTTTATTAGCATTGGAAAGCAAAGGGTCTGATCCTGAAATAATCAAAGTGATGCGTCAGGAATTAGAAAAACAAGTGCAGATGGATCCTAAAGCCTGGTACCCACAATTACCGCAATTTGTGCAATTGTTTAATAAGCAACATTTCTGTATTACTCAGTTCAATGCATTGGCTAAACAATTGGCTCCCCATTACTCCTGGTACAATGCGCTTCAAAAGCAGTTTATCAATTGGACTAATGAGACCTTTAGTAATGCCATAGAAGGGAAATTCCCTGAAAATCAGGAGGAGTATTTTCTCCATTATCGCACTATGATTGAGTTACTCAATCGTTACGTGAAGGATAGGAAGACTTTAGCTGGTCTATTTAACGCGCTTCCTGCATTATCACAGTCACGTGTAGGTAAGGAGGCAATTGATAGCACAATTCGACAATTGCAGTTGAGTGATCCTCAAACAGTGAGTAATGTGACTCAAAAATTAGCATTACTTTTTTTAATACATGACGTACTTTGTCAATTAATAGATCCGGATAAAAAGGAATATCCTGTGATTCTTCAGGCAAATAAAAATAAATTTAATACGCTGATTTTGCAACTTGCAAATCAACACGATCTGCAACTAGAGGAGTTGAAAATACAATTAGGACATGTTTCAGATTCTTTAAAAGCGCTAAATCAATTGCGTCTTTTCATGGAGAAATGTTCTGCACATACAAATATTCAAAAAGCCATCGAAATTTTATTGAAAAATAATTTCAAAATTGAGGTGCTTGCACACATTGTGAACGATAATTATATCGATATTATTCCCGCGAAAAGGCTCGATAGGGCTTTAACTATCGTTTTATCTGAAGCGGAAAATCAATCATTAAATGAGAAACTTTTTACGGAAATAACTCGGTATTTTGCTAATCCTGGGAATTATTTACCCCCTGATCCTAAAATGTATACTCAGGCAAACTCAAGTCAACTGTTATTCCAGTCTATCCCACCAGGGGGAGAGGACGCAGATAAAATCACTATCCCTGAAATTGCTCTTTAA